Genomic DNA from Alkalihalobacterium alkalinitrilicum:
TTCCCCAATCAAAATGGGTATTCTCCTTTTTAACTGCATTTTCCACCATCGGTTTAATATACATCGGATACTTCATCCCTAATCCATAAACAGCTGATAGTCTTAAAGAAACAACGTCCATTCCATAGGTTGACCAGTAATGAAGACCGAACGCCTCGGCTGATAACTTTGAACTAGAATAAGATAATAATGTGGGTCCTTCAGTAGGAGAATGAACGGGATGTCGTTCATCCATTGGTTCATATTCCATTGCTGTGTATACTGATATCGAACTAATTAATACTACTTTTTCTATTTCAAACAAACGTGCTGCTTCTAATACATTCAAAGTACCTTCTACGTTAATTTTCATTGTCAATAAAGGATTATTCTCTAATATATCTAAATCATTAACAACAGCTGCATGAACAATTTTTGTTATTTTATTCGTTTTCACTGCTTGAATAATACTTGAGAGATCTGTTACATTTCCTTTTACAAAAGTGATCTTTTCTTTTTCATTTTGAAGCAGCCATTCGATTTCATAGCCAGGAGGTGGTGGAGCTAAATCAAAGACAACGACCTTATGTCCATCGTTTATAAGCTCTTTAACCAAATGTGCCCCTAAAAAACCAAATCCTCCTGTTACGAGGATATTATCCATACGCATCATTTCCTCTCTTTCTTCTTACAATTATTAATTCCCTGGAATATTTGGAGTTCGATCATTATTTACTGTATAACTCGACTTATTCGTAAAGTGATCGAATATCGGACTATCTACTGGTTTTGTTAGTAATGAGACAACTACTAACATTATCG
This window encodes:
- a CDS encoding NAD-dependent epimerase/dehydratase family protein, whose product is MDNILVTGGFGFLGAHLVKELINDGHKVVVFDLAPPPPGYEIEWLLQNEKEKITFVKGNVTDLSSIIQAVKTNKITKIVHAAVVNDLDILENNPLLTMKINVEGTLNVLEAARLFEIEKVVLISSISVYTAMEYEPMDERHPVHSPTEGPTLLSYSSSKLSAEAFGLHYWSTYGMDVVSLRLSAVYGLGMKYPMYIKPMVENAVKKENTHFDWGKNSKRDYTYVKDVVKAIQLTLTSSTKQKILNIATGKELISPIEMVPLIQALEPSVSITFGNERNLVEEKSATTRGILSTEAAEKELNFVPEYTINRGIEDYFSSYQFFKNDK